A part of Ziziphus jujuba cultivar Dongzao chromosome 8, ASM3175591v1 genomic DNA contains:
- the LOC107414416 gene encoding uncharacterized protein LOC107414416: MAEAGTKKRKMGERRGNSAATAPKWPLIKPKQNLQITRLKDTDLFTVQNFFTPAESKAFVKAAESVGFVHQGSLGPTKGEAYRDNDRISVNDPVLADTIWESGLNQLFSDVKIRGKVAVGLNPNIRFYRYKVGQRFGRHIDESVDIGEGKRTHYTLLIYLSGGTPKGKNNVKNPKDSSSDHLLGGETVFYGSRNGVVAEVAPTEGMALLHIHGDKCMLHEARNVTKGVKYVFRSDVAFA, encoded by the exons ATGGCGGAGGCAGGAACAAAGAAGAGGAAAATGGGAGAGAGAAGAGGAAATTCCGCCGCAACGGCGCCAAAATGGCCCCTCATTAAACCCAAACAAAATCTCCAGATTACCCGCCTCAAAGATACTGATCTGTTCACT GTCCAGAATTTCTTCACACCTGCTGAATCAAAGGCATTCGTTAAAGCTGCAGAATCTGTTGGTTTTGTTCATCAAGGGAGTTTGGGTCCAACTAAAGGTGAAGCTTATAGAGATAATGACAGAATTTCTGTGAATGACCCTGTTCTAGCGGATACGATATGGGAGTCTGGTCTTAACCAGTTGTTTTCTGATGTCAAAATTCGAGGGAAAGTTGCTGTTGGTTTGAATCCAAATATTAGATTCTACAG GTACAAGGTTGGTCAACGCTTCGGTAGGCATATCGATGAAAGTGTAGATATTGGAGAGGGAAAACGCACGCATTATACATTGTTGATATATTTAAGTGGTGGAACACCCAAAGGGAAAAATAACGTGAAGAACCCCAAGGACTCTTCATCAGACCATCTCTTAGGTGGAGAGACCGTCTTCTATGGTTCAAGAAATGGTGTTGTAGCTGAG GTGGCTCCTACAGAAGGGATGGCTCTTCTGCACATTCATGGGGACAAATGCATGTTACATGAAGCTCGAAACGTAACAAAGGGTGTCAAGTATGTTTTTCGTTCAGATGTAGCATTTGCTTGA